From the genome of Carettochelys insculpta isolate YL-2023 chromosome 12, ASM3395843v1, whole genome shotgun sequence, one region includes:
- the ISL2 gene encoding insulin gene enhancer protein ISL-2, translating to MVDIILHYPFLGAMGDHSKKKPGIAMCVGCGSQIHDQYILKVSPDLEWHAACLKCAECSQYLDETCTCFVRDGKTYCKRDYIRLFGIKCSKCRAAFTSSDLVMRARENVYHIECFRCSVCSRQLLPGDEFSLRNHELLCRADHSLLLDRGSAASPGSPGHLQSARGLHLSESGPGRQPSLRPHVHKQAEKTTRVRTVLNEKQLHTLRTCYAANPRPDALMKEQLVEMTGLSPRVIRVWFQNKRCKDKKKSLLMKQLQQQQQHSDKPSLQGLTGTPLVAGSPIRHESAVQGSAVEVQTYQPPWKALSEFALQSDLDQPAFQQLVSFSESGSLGNSSGSDVTSLSSQLPDTPNSMVPSPVET from the exons ATGGTGGACATTATCTTGCACTATCCTTTTCTGGGTGCTATGGGGGATCATTCCAAGA AGAAGCCTGGGATTGCCATGTGTGTGGGCTGTGGGAGTCAGATCCATGACCAGTACATCCTGAAGGTCTCCCCGGACCTGGAGTGGCACGCAGCATGTCTCAAATGTGCTGAATGCAGCCAGTACTTGGATGAAACCTGCACGTGTTTTGTGAGAGATGGCAAGACATACTGTAAGCGGGATTACATCAG GTTGTTCGGCATCAAGTGCTCCAAGTGCCGGGCGGCTTTCACCAGCAGCGACCTGGTGATGAGAGCCCGGGAGAACGTGTATCACATCGAGTGTTTCCGCTGCTCCGTCTGCAGCCGCCAGCTCCTGCCCGGGGACGAGTTCTCCCTGCGGAACCACGAGCTGCTCTGCCGGGCCGACCACAGCCTGCTGCTGGATCGGGGCTCGGCCGCCAGCCCCGGCAGCCCCGGCCACTTGCAGAGCGCCAGGGGCCTCCATCTCTCAG AGTCCGGGCCCGGCCGCCAGCCCTCGCTGCGGCCCCACGTGCACAAGCAGGCGGAGAAGACCACCCGCGTCCGGACGGTGCTGAACGAGAAGCAGCTGCACACGCTGCGGACCTGCTACGCGGCCAACCCGCGGCCGGACGCGCTGATgaaggagcagctggtggagatGACCGGCCTGAGCCCCCGCGTGATCCGAGTCTGGTTCCAGAACAAGCGCTGCAAAGACAAGAAGAAATCCCTCCTCatgaagcagctgcagcagcagcagcagcacagcgacAAGCCG AGCCTGCAGGGCCTGACCGGGACCCCgctggtggccgggagccccatcCGCCATGAGAGCGCCGTGCAGGGCAGCGCCGTGGAGGTCCAGACCTACCAGCCCCCTTGGAAAGCGCTCAGCGAATTCGCCTTGCAGAGCGACCTGGACCAACCCGCCTTCCAGCAGCTG GTCTCCTTCTCCGAATCTGGCTCCCTAGGTAATTCTTCCGGCAGCGACGTGACCTCGTTATCCTCCCAgctcccggacacccccaacaGCATGGTGCCCAGCCCCGTGGAGACGTGA